Genomic segment of Deltaproteobacteria bacterium:
CCTTGTCGATGGTGATCTCCATGATGACCGCCTCGACGTAGACCTGCCGGCGGCGGATGTCGAGCTTCTTGATGACCCCCACCAGCGTCTCGTAGTCGTTCGACGACGCGACGATGATCAGGGAGTTGGTCGCCTTGTCGGGGGTGACCTTCACCCCGCCCTCGAGCTCGGCGGAGACGATGGCCCCCCCGGTTGCCGTCGGGGCGCTCCGTGCGCCCGGGGCGGGTGTCGGGGCGGCGGCGGTACCAGTGCGCTTCTCCGAGAGGGAAGCGAGGACCTTCGATACCTCTTCGGCGTCCGCGTTTTCAAGGTAGTAGACGTTGATCTTTCCGCTGCCGGTGGAGGCGGGGACGTCGATCTTTTTCAGCAGGTCCGCCACGTCGTCCTGCATTTCCTGCCCGGCGTACACGATCACGCTGTTGGTGCGGGTATCCGGCAGGAACTTCACCGCGATGCCGCGGGAGGGGCGGATCAGTCCCACGCGGGCACGGCCTCTCGCGGCCGGCGTGACGGCGGCCGCGCCGCCCTCGAGGTAGATCGAGGTCAGGGTCTTCGCGGCCTCGGTCGCGACGGCGTAGGCCAGCGGGTAGACCCGAAGGACCCCGGGGGTCCCCTCGGTGTCGACCTCGCCGAGGATCGTGACGATCCGGTCGATATTGGCGCGCGAGTCGATCAGCATCAGCGTATTGGAGGAACCGAACGCGGAGACCATCCCGTCCTTGGAGACCAGCGGCGTCACCAGCGGGACGACCTCGGCGCTCTCGAGGTACTGCAGCGGAATGAGGCGGGTGATGAACTCCGCGGAAGCGGTTTCCTTCGAGACGCCGGTGCGGATCGTGTCCTGGCGGGCTTCCCGGGCGGGGACGATCTTGATCGTGTTCCCCTGCGTGACGGTGGTGAACCCCTTCGCCTGCAGCACGGAGAGGAAGACGTCGTACGCCTCTTCGAGCGTCACCCGGCGGGGGGAGATGATCGTGATTTTCCCCTGCACCCGCTCGTCGAAGATGAAGTTCTTCTTCGTCTGCTCGCTCATGAACTTGATGAGGACCGGCAGGTCGACGTCGGTGAAGTCCATCGACAGGTACACCGGGGGATGCGCCGCGGGAGCCGGAGCCGCCTGGGGAGCGGCGGCCTGCGCCGGAACCGGGGGTGCCTCGATGACGTCGGTCTTTGCCCCGGGACCGGCGTTCTCCGGCCCGGCGGGAGAGGGTTCGGACGGCGGAGCCGTGACGGCAGCCGGGGGAGCCTCGTTCGCCAAAGGCGCGTCGGCCGCGTGCGCGGCGGGGCCGAGGGCGATCAGGCCGGCGAGCAGCAGGACAGGAATTCGCATGGGATTCTCCCGGATCATCGGATTTCGTACGTCAGCGTGTTCTTTTGACCTTGACGAAGAATGTTCACCGAAACTTTCTTTTCATCCTTCAGGTTCTGGAAGATGGCGGCGATCTTCTCGGGGGAGGAGAGGTCCAGCCCGTTCACCTGCTGGAGAATGTCCCCCCCCTGGAACCCGAGCCGTTCGAAGGTGGTGCCGGGGCGGATGGCGGCGAGCCGGTACCCGGCCGCCTTGTTCCCCTCGAAGTACGGCACCATCCGGACCTGGGTCATGAACTGGTTGAAATTGCCGGACAGCTGCGCCACCCCCGCTTCGTCGAGCGAGAACCGGTTGTCCGCAAGGCGTTCCACACGGATGTCGCCGGGCGCTTGGGACGGGGAGGTCCCCGCCGCCTGTGGTGCGCCGGGGGCCCCGCTCTTCTGCCCCGCGACGGGCGGGGAAAGGGATGCGCGCACCTTGCTGCCCACGGGGAGAATTTCGAGCATCTCGCGCTCGCTGCCCCGGGTGAGCCACACCTTGTCCCGCTCGACGGAGGAAAGAAACGCCCCGGGCTCGACTTCCTCCTTTTCACGGAACGCTTTCGGCTGCGTCATCCCGTTCGCCCACAGGATCGCACGGCGGGCGGCAGGAGTGGAGGAGACGATCGTCCCCACGAGGACGAACGCCGTGCGCGGCGCCTGGGAAACGGATTTCGAGTTCGCCGCGGGGAGACGGGACGGGATTTTCATCCCCTGCGCGGGGGCGAAGAGGTTGATCCACTGCTCCGGCGGCATCGCGGGGGCGACCCGCTCCGCGGGGGCGGCTGTGGGGCGCGCCGCGACCTTCGGGGCATACGCGCGCAGGGAGAGGTACCTCGCCAGCGTCATGCCGAGGGAACCGGCCGCCACGACGATGGAAATCCCCAATACCGCGAGGTGTACCGGCTTTCGCATCCACTCCCCGGAAAATTGGATATAAATATATATACTGGACGCATCCCGGGGAGTTCGTCAACAGCGGCGCGTCCCGTCACCGTCGGAGACCTCGGGATCGCCTGCGTAGTTGGCGTGGGCTGAGGGACTCCTCCTCATCATCCCCGGAGGATGTTTTGGGGGCGGCCACCGCCTGTGTCCTGTCGGGCGACGGCCGGGGGGGCGGGGCCGCCGTTCCGGGCCGAGCAGGCATGCCGGGGGAGGCGTCCGTGGGGAAGGCCGGAAGCGTCGCCGCACCCGCCACGGAGGGAGCGCCGGTCGGGGCCGCCGTCCCCGTCGGGCGAACACGGCTTCCCACGGGGAGGATCTCCAGCTTTTCCCGCTCCTTCCCGCGAGTGATCCACACCTTGTCCCGCTCGACGGAGGCGAGGAACGCCCCGGGCTCGACCTCCTCCTTTTCGCGGAACGCCTTCGGCTCCTTCATCCCGTTC
This window contains:
- the gspD gene encoding type II secretion system secretin GspD, with product MRIPVLLLAGLIALGPAAHAADAPLANEAPPAAVTAPPSEPSPAGPENAGPGAKTDVIEAPPVPAQAAAPQAAPAPAAHPPVYLSMDFTDVDLPVLIKFMSEQTKKNFIFDERVQGKITIISPRRVTLEEAYDVFLSVLQAKGFTTVTQGNTIKIVPAREARQDTIRTGVSKETASAEFITRLIPLQYLESAEVVPLVTPLVSKDGMVSAFGSSNTLMLIDSRANIDRIVTILGEVDTEGTPGVLRVYPLAYAVATEAAKTLTSIYLEGGAAAVTPAARGRARVGLIRPSRGIAVKFLPDTRTNSVIVYAGQEMQDDVADLLKKIDVPASTGSGKINVYYLENADAEEVSKVLASLSEKRTGTAAAPTPAPGARSAPTATGGAIVSAELEGGVKVTPDKATNSLIIVASSNDYETLVGVIKKLDIRRRQVYVEAVIMEITIDKARDLGAEFRGTAAVSNGAVIGGTNFDFAGNVNQLFASLATGNPLIFGGTGLIAGGIFGEVTLPDGTKVPAITAVLRAAQTRNNINILSSPHLLTLDNKEAEIIVGESVPFITSQARDSTNLANTINTVERKDVGITLRLTPHIHESDFVSLDIFQESSAVKGDSLLNASTVGPTTTKRSAKTSVLVKNGDTVVLGGMMQETFTNIASQIPLLGDIPLLGNLFRFKSVSRKKTNLLIMLTPRIIREPGEMLERSAEQQRKMTGEFDVQKKEVERTFPDPKPREKR